The following nucleotide sequence is from Kiritimatiella glycovorans.
CGCGATCAGTTCCATCAGCGCGACCACGGCGTTTCTCGACATGACCAGCGCGAAGATCAGGGCGGTCCCCATGCCGGCGTTCAGCCAGAACCCGGCCCTGCGCTCGCCCATGATCGACCGCTTGTTACAGAGCACGATAAAGAGCGCGACCACCAGTGGGAGGATGAACACCTGCGAGACCTGCGTGGCGATCTGGGCTGCGATCGGATTGGCGCCCAGCACCGGCACGACCAGGCCCAGCACACAGGCCACCGCGGTCAGGATGCGGAACAGCTTCGACTTGCTGTCGAACACCCCGTTGCGGTAGTCGCTGATCAGCAGCGGGGCGACCATCGCGGCCGGGAATACGGACGAGAGCCCGGCGCTGAGCGTCCCGACCAGGAACAGCGCCACGGCGTAGCGCCCCGCCACCGGTTCCAGACTCTGCACCATGTCCAGCACATGGTGGATCTCCATGCCCCGGCGGTGCAGGGCCCCGGCCGCGCAGGCCATCACCGAACCGCTGACCACGAACATCAGCGCCGCGCCGCTGAAGGCATCGATCGACTGGCGGCGGTGATCCTCCGCCCCCCACCCCTTGGCCTTGAGCAGCAGCGGGCGGACGACGAAGGTCGGTGCCGCCATGGTCGTGCCCACAAACGCGGCGATCATCAGCGTCGCGCCGGGCACGTCCGGCACCGTCGGCACAAACCCGCGAACCACCTCGCCGGCCGGCGGGAAGACGATGAACATGGAGACGATAAAGGAGAGTCCCAGGATGGTGACGAAGAAGATCAGCACCTTCTCGAAGAAGGAGTAGCCGCCGTGCCAGAGCAGGGCGTACATGGTCGCCATCACGACCGCCGCGATGCCCAGTACGGGCCAGTAGGCGTTTTCGGGCAGCGAAGGGATGAAGAGCCGCAACGCCTCGTAGACCGCGCTGGAGGAGAGGCCGACCAGGCCGGAGAGACAGCACCACTGGCCGACGACGACCCCGATCACCACCAGGACGGCCAGGACGTTTCCGGCCGGCATGTGCCGCCGGCAGCCGTGGACCGCCGTATCCCCCGAACACAGCGCGAAGCGCCCGGAAGCCTCGAGCAGGATCCACGAGAAGAAACAGCTGAGGGCCAGCACCCACAAAAGCTGCATGCCGAACTGACTGCCGGCCTTGCTCATCGAGGTCACGCTGCCGGTGCCGACGGTATAGCCGATGGCGAACAGCCCCGGCCCGATGCCCGCCAGTGTGCCCAGGATTTTTCGGGTAAGGTTCATGACCGGCTCCTCGTTTCAGCTTTAGCGATATCGTACCGTCGCGCTTCGTCGAGCATCACAAAATACGAGTCCGGCGGGATGTAGGCGGTGACCCAGTTTCCCGCTCCGAGAAAATAGCCGCCGCCGGGATGGCAGGCGTCGAGGACCGTCCGGGTGCGCGCGCGGATGGCCTCTTCGCTGCCGCGCGCGAGCAGATCGACATCGATCCCGCCCAGCAGCGTCAGGCGGTCGCCGTAGCGCGCCTTCACCTGCTCCACCGGCACGATGTTGTCCTCGAACGAGTGCTTGGCGTCGATGCCCACGTCGTCGATATAATCGTCCATCAACTCGTACATGTCTCCGCACGCGTGAAGGAAGAACAGCTTCCCCTTTTCGTGTGCCAGCGCCGCCAGCCGCCGGTGCCACGGCAGCAGGTAGCGGCGCAGCGAGCCGGGATCGATCATCAGGCCGGACTTGTACCCCATGTCGTCGGCGATGTAGAGCGCGCCGAACGAATCGAAATCGCACAGGCAGGAGGCCACCGACACCACGAACGAACCGACCTTTTCAAACACCGCCCCGACCAGCTCCGGGTTTTCGTAGAGCGCGAAGCAGAGCGACTCGAATCCGAACAGATCGCGGACCACCTCCCACAGGTCGAGCACGTGGAACGCGCGCATGTCGTCGGGTCTGATCCCGTCCAGCTTTTCGAGCACGGCGTAATCCGCGTCCCCCGGATCCGGCCAGGGAAACGACTCGAATTCCTCCCAGGTGGTGATCGCCCCCTTTCCCTCCTGCGACCACTCGCCCTCCAGCTTCGGGGCCGTCATGCGCGCATTTTCCGGAAAGACCCGGAACAGCTCGTGACCCAGGTGGCGATGGACCGCCAGCCTTCGCTCGAGGTCCTGATCCGGATCGTCCGGCGACCCTCCCTCCCACAACCCCAGCCGCCCGGCGATCTCCGCCATGACATGATCGGCGATGCCGTGTTCGAAATAGTGGACGCGGTCGGGCGTACCCTCCCGTCGTACGGTCCGCATAAAACCGTCCCAGTCCGGGGTCACCGCCGGAAGGCGGACTCCCGTGTTCGCTCCTGTACCCATACTGAAAACCTGTCCCGTCAAGAACCGCGGCGTGGCCGCATGCGTGTGCTGTGTTCCGGCCTGTATATGGGAATCGGAGCCGCGCAGGAACCTTTTTCCGTTCTCTTGAAGCAGAATGTGCTCTTCCGTATAGTCCGTGGTTCGTTATTGTATATATCGACCCCCGATGAACACGGAGCACTATTTTAAATCGGTCACCCGACTGCGCATCGCGCTGGAGGAGTTCGCGGCGGGCGAGATCATGCGCAGCGCGGCGTTAAAGAAGAAGGCCGCCGGGGCACTGAGCGCCCTGACGACCGATTTCAGACGCGCCCTGAAGGCGGAGGATTACGAGGCCTTCAATCGAACGGACTACCGGCTCCACCACACGCTGGTCGAACTCCCCGGCCTTCCGGTGCTGGTGGAGAACTGGGAGGCGGTATGGGAAGTCCACGCCGGGCTGCACCGCGACCGGCTCCGCGAGTACTGGCCGAATCTGCGGATCCTGGTGGAGGAGCAGGAATACCTGATCGAAGTCCTCTGCTCGTTTGATCCCGTAGCCATCCAGGACGCCATCCATAATCATCTGGAATCACTCTGGTTCCGTATTTACGAAGGCTATGCCGCTCCGCCGGCCGAACCCGAGAATCCGCTGCCGCGCGTACGGTCCTATCTCTCCTACCACCTGCACCGTCCGCTGGATCTCCGGGAGATCGCGCGCAACGTGGCCTTTACGAGCCCGGGACACCTCTCCCGTCTGATGCGGCAGCAGTGCGGGGCGGGATTCAAGGACTACGTGCGCAATCTCCGCATGGAGAAAGGCGAGGAACTGCTGCGGCGAACCCGACTGCCCGTCAGGCAGATCGCCCGGAGGACCGGCTACCCCTCCGCCTCCCGCTTCTGCGAGTATTTCAAGCGCACGTACGGGATGACGCCGACGGCCTACCGCAGGAAGCACCCCGACGCATGACGCCGCCACCGACCCGCCTTTCCCGGCGGTCCCCTTTCCTGACTTCAACATTGCCCGAAGACGCGCTCGAATCCCCCTGTGAACATTGAAGTGAGTTTTGAATCAGGGTGTCCCGGCGGAAAAAAAGGGTTATTCGTGGATTTTTATGGAAGGGTTCCCGGGAAAGGTGGGATGCGGCAGATCGGAGGGGAGAGAGAACCATGAAGAACATGAAGGTTGGTTGAGGAGGGGGACATATACTCGTACTCGCACTCGTACGCGTACTCGGAGCGCCGAAGGCGCGATCCCACTCCCCCGATTCAAGGAATTCGAGTACGAGTACCGCTTCGCTGAGTACGAGTACGATATTCCCCCGGGTGTCCCCATGTTGAACTCAGGCCCTTTGTCAGGCAGGAAGGTCCGACCTGTATGCGGCGATCCACCCGCCGCCGAGGACGCGGTCGCCGTCGTAGAAGACGGCGGCCTGGCCGGGGGTGAGGGCGAACTGCGGTTCGTCGAAGCGGACCTCGGCTTCCCCGCCTGCGTACTTCACCTGCGCGAACCCGCCGCGGTGGCGGTAGCGCGGCTGAACGCGGCATCGCAACGTTCCCTCCGCGGGCGGATCGACCAGCCAGTTGAGCGCGCGAACCGTGCACGAGGAATGGAGGAGGTGTGACCGGGGCGCGAGTGTGATCTCGTTTTTCGCGGGGTCGATATGCGCCACATGGCGGCGTTCACCGGTGGCGACCCCGATGCCGGTGCGCTGACCGAGGGTGTAGAGGTGATATCCACCGTGTTTTCCGATCACCGCCCCGGTCTCATCGCGGACGAGGCCCTCCCCAGTAAGATCGGGGTGCAGCGAAGCGACCAGCGCGCCCCGCGATACGTGATCGGTGAAACAGAGGTCCTGGCTCTCGCGGCTGGGCCGGACGGGCAGGCGGCGCCGTCTCGCTTCGGCCTTCACGTCCTCCTTATGCCACGCGCCCAGCGGGAAGCGGATCTTCGGAAGGCGGGGGCGGTCGATCCGGTGCAGGAAATACGACTGATCCTTGTGCGAATCCGCGCCGCGGAGCAGCCGGACCTCCCCTTTCCGATCCTCGAGGCGGGCGTAATGACCCGTGGCCAGCAGCCCGCAGCCGTGTTCCGCGGCGGCGTCCATCAGGAACCCGAACTTCATGGTCTCATTGCAGACGATGCAGGGGGAAGGCGTGCGGCCCGAGGCGTACTCGCGGGCGAACGGAAGAATCACGCTCGTGCGGAACCTCTCGCGCGCATCGACCGTGACGTGCCTGATGCCGAGGTGTTCACAGATCTCCTCCGCCCGGCGGGCGTCGTCCCCGCCCCCGCCGGGCGGATCGACAAACCGCGCCGTCAGGCCCAGTACCTCCCGGCCCTCGTCGAGCAGCAATGCGGCGGCCACAGCGCTGTCCGTCCCGCCGCTGAGTCCGATCGCGATGGTATGTCGGGGGTTGGACAATGGGTTCAGGGGTTGGGGATGGGTTTTCGGGTTGCCGGGTTGTCAGGTTGTCGAGTTGCCGGATCCCGTCGGCGGCCGCCTTCTCTTATTCCGGCTGACTCAGGTCTCAGGCCTCAGGTTTCAAACTCTCCCGAGGATCAATATCCCTTCTTATGCAGGGGTTTGGTAACGCGCAGCATTTCATCCAGCGAGGTCTCGCCGCGGCGGACGAGTTCCCAGGCGCTGTTCCAGAGGGTGATCATACCCTGTTCGATCGCGCGCTCCATGATCTCGCCGCTCGAGAGGCGGCGGGAGATCAGCGAGCGCAGATCGTCGGTGAGCACCATAATCTCGAAGACCGCGCGACGGCCGCGGTAGCCGGTGAAGCGGCAGTACGGGCAGCCGGGTGCCTGACGGCAGTTCGCGTCGTCGATCCCCTCCAGACCGGATTCCCTCAGATCCTGTTTGACGCCCGCGGGCAGCTCGCACTCCACGGCGCAGCGCGGGCACAGGCTGCGCACGAGGCGCTGGGCGATGACCCCCTGCAGTCCTGAAGCCACGAGATAGGGTTCGATACCCATCTCGATCATCCGCGTCACCGCCCCGCCGGTATCGTTGGTGTGCAGGGTACTGAACACGAGGTGTCCGGTCAGGGCCGCACTGACGGCGATCTCCGCAGTCTCGGTGTCGCGGATTTCGCCGATGAGAACCACATCCGGATCATGGCGGAGGATGGATCGCAATCCGCTGGCGAAGGTAAATCCTATGCCGCCGTTGACCTGGAGCTGGGAGATCCCCGGGATCCGGTATTCCACGGGGTCCTCGAGCGTGATGATTTTGCGTTCGTTATTATTGAGATGGTCGAGTGCCGCGTAGAGGCTGGTGGTCTTCCCGCTTCCCGTGGGGCCGGTGAACAGGATCACGCCGTGCGGCTGGGCGAGCATATCGTCGACCCAGCTCCGCTGTCGTTCCGAAAGCCCCAGTTCGTCCAGGTTGATAAACCGGGACTGGCGGTTGAGGATGCGCAGGTTGACCGTCTCCCCTTCGGTGGCGGGCAGCACCGAGACGCGGACGTCGATATTCTGATCGTCGAGATCGAAGCTGAACCGTCCGTCCTGGGGCAATCTTTTTTCGGCGATATTGAGCTGCGCCATGACCTTGACGCTGGACATCAGCGCACGGGCGTGTTTGTTCAGCCCCCGCGGCGTGGGCACCGTATAGAGCACGCCGTCGATCCGGTACCGCAGGCGGAACCCGTCCTCCTCGGGCTCGAGGTGCAGGTCCGTCGCACCGCAGCGGATCGCGTCGTGCAGGATTTCACGCACGAGGGCGGGCATGTCTCCTTCCGCGTCGCTCCGAGACCTGCGTCCGGATCCTCCCTCCATCCGCAGGTAGGTGGCGATTCCGACCCCGTAGTAGTGCTTGATAAACTCCGAGAGTTCCTCCGACGTGCAGAAGACCCAGCGCAGCGAGTAGCCGAGCAGCACGCGGAGGTGTTCCTCCTCCGCCGCCGAGCGGACGCGGTCGGTCGCCAGCACCAGGACGCCGCGTTCCAGCGATACGGGCATGACGCGAAAATTGACGACGGCCTTAGGCGGAACCTGATCGACGATTTCCGGCGGGATCTCGTGGTCCGCGGACGCCAGCACCGGGATGCCGGTCAATTCCGAGAGGATCTCGAGCAGTTCGCTCTCGGCGAGGACCCCGTCTCTCAGGATCTGCCGGTCCAGCGGCTGTTTAAGCCACGCCGCGCGGTCGCGGTATTCCTTAAGGCGCGCCTCACTGATTGTGCCGCGGCGGACGAGCGCTTCCCCCAGCCGCTCCTGGAGGTCGGAGCGGGCGGAAGGGCCGGCGGATGAGGATGTCGACCGCTTGCTCATGACCGTCAGGGCTCCGTGAATTTCACGGGATGATCGCGCTGGAGTGTCTTTTTGTGGTCGCCGGAGACGACCACCAGGCCCGACTTCATAATGTCGCGGACCTCCACCCAGTCAATTTTGGCCCCCTCGCCGTAGAACGCGCTGCCGGAGCCCTGTTTCTCGATGAGCGCCCGTTCGACGCCGTCGGTACGCTGCAGGTATCCCCGGTAGATCAGGGTCATCGTCTTCTTCGGCGGAGGTGGCGGGGGCTCCTTCTTTTCCTGTTTCTCTTCCTGTTTCTTTTCCTGCTGCGCCTTTTTGCGTGCTTCGGCGGCTTCGCGCGCCTTGCGTTCCGCCTCGCGCTTTTTACGCAGCGCCTCCATCCACTGATTGATCTTCTCCGTCAGGTACGCGGACCGGAAGGGGTTTTGCGCCGGGTCGACCTCGATCCGCGCATAGGCGCGCCCTGCCCCGGCGAAATCATCCGACGGCCTTTCCGCTTCGGCCTGCAGGTCCGGCCCGGAGACCTCTCCCGCCCGTTCGTAGGCCCTCGATTCGCGCTGTCCCCACCAGATCAGCACCGCGCAGAACATGGCGGCGGCGGCGGCGGCGACCCAGCGCACGTCGAGTTTCTGAAGGCGCTGCCAGAAAGCGGCCATCATTCCGCCTCCTCCGCGGGTTCGGGCGCTTCGGGTTCCGGCTCCGGTTCGGGCCGGCGGGCACCGACCGCTTCGTTCTTTTCAG
It contains:
- a CDS encoding helix-turn-helix transcriptional regulator, with product MNTEHYFKSVTRLRIALEEFAAGEIMRSAALKKKAAGALSALTTDFRRALKAEDYEAFNRTDYRLHHTLVELPGLPVLVENWEAVWEVHAGLHRDRLREYWPNLRILVEEQEYLIEVLCSFDPVAIQDAIHNHLESLWFRIYEGYAAPPAEPENPLPRVRSYLSYHLHRPLDLREIARNVAFTSPGHLSRLMRQQCGAGFKDYVRNLRMEKGEELLRRTRLPVRQIARRTGYPSASRFCEYFKRTYGMTPTAYRRKHPDA
- the mnmA gene encoding tRNA 2-thiouridine(34) synthase MnmA; translation: MSNPRHTIAIGLSGGTDSAVAAALLLDEGREVLGLTARFVDPPGGGGDDARRAEEICEHLGIRHVTVDARERFRTSVILPFAREYASGRTPSPCIVCNETMKFGFLMDAAAEHGCGLLATGHYARLEDRKGEVRLLRGADSHKDQSYFLHRIDRPRLPKIRFPLGAWHKEDVKAEARRRRLPVRPSRESQDLCFTDHVSRGALVASLHPDLTGEGLVRDETGAVIGKHGGYHLYTLGQRTGIGVATGERRHVAHIDPAKNEITLAPRSHLLHSSCTVRALNWLVDPPAEGTLRCRVQPRYRHRGGFAQVKYAGGEAEVRFDEPQFALTPGQAAVFYDGDRVLGGGWIAAYRSDLPA
- a CDS encoding Nramp family divalent metal transporter, encoding MNLTRKILGTLAGIGPGLFAIGYTVGTGSVTSMSKAGSQFGMQLLWVLALSCFFSWILLEASGRFALCSGDTAVHGCRRHMPAGNVLAVLVVIGVVVGQWCCLSGLVGLSSSAVYEALRLFIPSLPENAYWPVLGIAAVVMATMYALLWHGGYSFFEKVLIFFVTILGLSFIVSMFIVFPPAGEVVRGFVPTVPDVPGATLMIAAFVGTTMAAPTFVVRPLLLKAKGWGAEDHRRQSIDAFSGAALMFVVSGSVMACAAGALHRRGMEIHHVLDMVQSLEPVAGRYAVALFLVGTLSAGLSSVFPAAMVAPLLISDYRNGVFDSKSKLFRILTAVACVLGLVVPVLGANPIAAQIATQVSQVFILPLVVALFIVLCNKRSIMGERRAGFWLNAGMGTALIFALVMSRNAVVALMELIAS
- a CDS encoding uroporphyrinogen decarboxylase family protein; translated protein: MGTGANTGVRLPAVTPDWDGFMRTVRREGTPDRVHYFEHGIADHVMAEIAGRLGLWEGGSPDDPDQDLERRLAVHRHLGHELFRVFPENARMTAPKLEGEWSQEGKGAITTWEEFESFPWPDPGDADYAVLEKLDGIRPDDMRAFHVLDLWEVVRDLFGFESLCFALYENPELVGAVFEKVGSFVVSVASCLCDFDSFGALYIADDMGYKSGLMIDPGSLRRYLLPWHRRLAALAHEKGKLFFLHACGDMYELMDDYIDDVGIDAKHSFEDNIVPVEQVKARYGDRLTLLGGIDVDLLARGSEEAIRARTRTVLDACHPGGGYFLGAGNWVTAYIPPDSYFVMLDEARRYDIAKAETRSRS
- a CDS encoding GspE/PulE family protein — translated: MSKRSTSSSAGPSARSDLQERLGEALVRRGTISEARLKEYRDRAAWLKQPLDRQILRDGVLAESELLEILSELTGIPVLASADHEIPPEIVDQVPPKAVVNFRVMPVSLERGVLVLATDRVRSAAEEEHLRVLLGYSLRWVFCTSEELSEFIKHYYGVGIATYLRMEGGSGRRSRSDAEGDMPALVREILHDAIRCGATDLHLEPEEDGFRLRYRIDGVLYTVPTPRGLNKHARALMSSVKVMAQLNIAEKRLPQDGRFSFDLDDQNIDVRVSVLPATEGETVNLRILNRQSRFINLDELGLSERQRSWVDDMLAQPHGVILFTGPTGSGKTTSLYAALDHLNNNERKIITLEDPVEYRIPGISQLQVNGGIGFTFASGLRSILRHDPDVVLIGEIRDTETAEIAVSAALTGHLVFSTLHTNDTGGAVTRMIEMGIEPYLVASGLQGVIAQRLVRSLCPRCAVECELPAGVKQDLRESGLEGIDDANCRQAPGCPYCRFTGYRGRRAVFEIMVLTDDLRSLISRRLSSGEIMERAIEQGMITLWNSAWELVRRGETSLDEMLRVTKPLHKKGY